The window TATCCTAAATTAGACACAGAATATCCCACCTTTTAAGTTTCTTattcttctttattttggcaCACGATCATAATTTGCCTTTAATGTATAATCTTTCCATTAATTGCTGTTAACCCTTTTGAAAAATTATTATCTCTAAGCTACGTACAGTTTCCCCTCTGTACCTTTCTCAGTTCCTCAATATTCCATTTGGCTAAGTGATAAGTAAGTATACATATTCTTTATCAATCTTATTTTTCCCCTTGTTATTTGATTCAAATCAGAGGTCGATTCAGGACTTGTACAATATGGGTTCTCATATGATTTATTGGGTTCGAAATCTGTTACTTATATTTATTTTTGTGAAATTTTAGCACGTACACATGGTTCTAAATCTTTATAAGTTTACTCGCCATTTACTCGTATTTCCTCTCTTTCATATTATTCATGTTATGTAATCATGATAAAAGGATATTTAGTTTACAGAAGAGAAAGAgataaaagtaatttttattcgTGGACAAAATAAATACTACTAgtaggatttttatttttgtttgtaaCAAAATATTGTTACCTTTGgatatatatatttggttttattgATCTCAATTTCCATTTATCAATTATTTAGATACACCAGTGGTTTCTATGGAGCCCTTTGCAGACGTGGTAAGTGCGAAAACCTTTTGTCTCAATTGGCTTTTATTTCTTGAACATTGGAATTAAAAGACTGTATGCTTTGTAATTTTTGTGTATTTCAATTGTCTTCTCTGTTTTTGTAGAGTTGCATTTTGAAAGTGGATGTCCATTGCGATGCTTGCAAAATGAACATGGTGCAAGTTTTAAGTTCCGTATGCGGTAACATGCTTATCACTAATCTTAAATTCCCATCTAATTAATTAGGCTCAAGTAGGGGTGTCAAACGAGTGAGTTTGAGCCACAATTGGACAACTTAAAACAAGTTGAATCAATAAATGGGCTGATAATCTTTCTAATGTTTACTTAGATAAAAATGAGCACATTAATTTGGACTAATTAATTGGTCATAACTCAATTCGCAcaactcaaaattatttttcatctGTTTGTTATTCTTTCATAATCTGTTTAATTACTAAATCTAGGCAAtacaactttttcttttatttaatgcAGCCCAAATTTGCCCAAACGTTTAAATGAACTAACTTGGGTTGTGCCCAAATGACTTATCTGTGAGTATATGTCCAACTTAACTCGCTCAGGCTTGAGTGGTCGATCGTATTATATTTTCATAGGCTAAATACTGATAACCCTAGCTAAGCTTTGAGAATTAAATTTGATCTTTTATCCTTAGCATATAACATTTGAAAGTTGTCTTCGTATGATCTATATGTCACAGATTCAAACCGTGGAAGCAGCCTCTAATACCTGCATTAAATTAGACTTTTACATCGCACTCCTAGGGATACGACTCTTCCCTGGACCCGTGTGAAGCTAGATGCTTTGCGCCCTATATAAGATTTGAGAGTTGAATTGTTTTTTTTCTTACTAGTGAAGTTTTTTGTGTAGGAGTGTATTCATTGACAATAGATGCAAAAGCAGGAGAAGTAAGAGTATGTGGGGAAGTGGATCCAAACATACTTGTGAAAGCACTAACTAGGACAGGAAAACATGCAGAGGTAGTATATGTGAAGCTGAAACATCCTGGTCTTACTCCTAGAAATCATTATTATGCCAATGACAATCGCTATTATCGTCCTCCTTATGGCGGCCACGGCCATAACTATGGTGCATTAGATCACTATGACTACTACAACACAATGGCAATGAGAAGACCTATGGTGGAGCAACCTTACTACTACGGCAGCGGCCATTCTTCCCCATATCCTCCGCCTAGGTACGAATCATTATTCTGCGGGATTTTGCGTAAGCAGTATCGCCTTATTATTACATCGATTGGTGTTTGAGTTTGGACTTCAAATGCATGCGTGCCTACACACATATAGTGAATGTTTTCGGCAAAGTGGTGTCAAATAACACTTTCTAGTACAAGGGTATCTTTGCTACCACACTCAATTGATGCACTATGTGGTAAACCTatagggctcgtttggtacgaggtATAAAGAATAATTAATTCCCAGATTAAATTTGAATGAAtttatcccatgtttggttggAATAAATCGTGGTAGAACTAATCCCGGGATTATAGTATTTTTTTATCGCTATCGGAGGGTGAGATAACTAATCCCGAGATAATTAATCATAAGATAACTTGTTTTCCAACCAAACGATCCCtaaggagttttttttttttttttttttacaaaatatgaaACTACACTAATAATAACAAGCAGATACCAAATTAGACTCAAATCTTTATAATGATTTTTCATGGCTTACTCATTAGCTTTCTTAACCAATCCCTATTTCTtgtagtataattttttttaagttaATGTTGACTGAAAATGCTTGTGTTGTTTTGCAGGTATCACCCATTTTATTACTAATTATTATGTGGAATATGCTGGAAAGGGACAATGACTATTGGAAGAATATTTTAGCTGTTAAATTCATCAATGTGCTAGCTATTTAGTTTTGAATTGCTGTACTGCTTATGCTTTAACTTTAACTTCTAAATTGATTGGTGGCTATGGATTTTAGAGTTGTGCAGTTTGATTGTAGTTCTACTGTGGTTGACCATTCCCTCATATTGATTTTACAACAACGACgacgacccagtaaaatctcattagtggggtctggagagggtaatgTATACATAGACCTTACCTCATATTGATTTTAGTCGGTGAATTTTTTTATTCACCAGCAATATTTACCCCAACCAATAAAATGATATATGTCTTGGCATATACTTTTATTCcgaaattataattaattaatacaTTTTTTATCTTAATTTATAATTTAACCAGGATAAATTTATATGACTTAGTATAAATAATGAATgcaggtaaattttaatcattatTAGGTCATCTGTCtatttcaataataataataataataataataataataataataataataattggatgATTTTAAGGCGGTCAACTGGTCAAGGTCAATTATTATGCTCATTAGAGCAAAATAATTCaatttgttataaatagaattgtatttaaggtgaatgtctatattttagagagattttagggattttatttggtggctaagtcactctttccctataaatagaggggtcttgTTCAattgtaattcatctcaaagcaataagaattctctctcttttctctacaatattgttcttcttcttttattgtttcattgcacgttatcagcacgagactctaccgtctcaaaaagctctttgagaagactaagcaaatatggatatctttCAAAGCAAATTTGAATCAAAgtttaattgtaaaaatatttatttaattgattcatgtacgacacatataatattcaaagagaagaaatatttctctcatttaagtatgtgtaaggcagatgttactacaatttctggtagtagtaatctaattgaaggctctgtaagagctactataactctgctTATGGGAACAATACTAATCATAGataatgcaatgttctcctccaagtccaagaggaacttgttgagttttaatgatatccgccgaaatggatatcatattgagacaatagatgagagtaatcttgaatatctcatcgttaccaaAAATATCTCTGGCCAGaaaagggttattgagaagttcccatctttatcttgtaGCTTGTATTGGataagaattagtgcaattgaggcacattttatcataaaccaaaaggttactgatcccaatacttttgtactttgacatgatcgattgggacatcctggatcaattatgatgagacgaattatagaaaactcaaaatgggcatccattaaagaaataatttaaagatttttttaaataatgaattgtcttgcacttcttgttatcaaggcaaattaattattagaccatcaccaacaaatatTGGGATTGAGTCCCTTGtgtttttggaacgtatacacggggatatatgtggacctattcacccacctagtgggtcgtttagatattttatggtcttaatagatgcatcttctagatggtctcatgtgtgcctattatcatctcgcaacctcgcgTTTGCAAAGTTAATGGTACAAATAATCCGATTATGGGCACAAtttcccgataatccaattaagtctattcgacttgataatgatgctgagttttcatcccaagcatttaatgattattgcttatcaatttagataaaaatgaaacatcatgtagctcatgttcacactcaaaatggccttgcatagtctttaattaaacgtctgaaattgatagcaagaccgttactcatgaaaatGAGGTTTtccacttctgtttggggtcatgccattttgcatgcagcaatgctagttcgtctcagaacgacaacaataacaacaacaagaacccagtaaaatcccattaatgggtctggggagggtagtgtgtacgcatgccttaaccctaccccgaaggagtagagaggctatttgtGAATGACCCCcggctcaaaaaaataaaaagacaaaaggacaaaaggagacaatattagtatcactaCAACAATCATAGAAAAATTAAGAACACCATGAAACAACCAGTATAAATTAATTTGATCAATTCAAAGATTAACGTCATTACACTAAGAATTGGGGTGGatgaataatatatttttattcttAACCAGATTTTGTGGTGCGAGCCTTAAGAATAATATACGCAATtttcaatttattatgttagtaggaccttaggtgtggccgaaactaggtaccctgaCCTAGAAAATTTGGTGCTCGCtctgctaagcgcctctaggaagctaaaaccatacttccagtgtcaccccatatgtgtcgtgactacTTACCCGTTAAGGAACGTTATGCATAATCCCGACCtctcgggtcgattggccaaatgggccgtgaaAGTAAGCTGTTACGATATTGAGTACCGACTTCGGACAACCATTAAGTCACAAATTTTgacagactttgtggccgattttatgccggccctaatacccgagatcgaaagagagttattgattaactcggggacttcctcgaaaatctggaccctctttacagacgGAGCCTCGAACACAAAAGGGTCCAGACTTGGCATCGTACTAAAGCCACCAACAGGTAATATAATCAGGTAATctattaagactgtgaaattgactaacaacgaggccgaatatgaggccatgatcgCAAGCCTTGAATTAGCCAAAAGCTTGGaggcagaggtgatcgaagccaagtgcgactcaTTCCTTGTgataaaccaagttaatgggacattcGAGGTCAGGGAAGAacgaatgcagagatacttggacaagttacatgtgacattacatcggttcaaagaatagactttgcaacatgtacctcgagatcaaaaCAGAGAGGCCGATACCCTcgctaacttgggatcgtcgATCGAAGACAACGAGATTAACTCGAGAGAAGTTGTACGGCTTATGAGAtcggtggtggaagaaggccacgccgagatcaactcaacgagcctaacttgggactggaggaataagtacGTGGAATATCTCAGGACCGGAAAACTGCCATCGGACCCAAAAGAATCGAGAGCCTTACGTATGAAGGCAACCTAATTTAATTTGTCAGAGGATGGAACCTTAGTCAGAAGAACGCTCGATGGCTTGATCGCGATATGTTTGGAACCAGGGAATACCGGATACAttttgagggaaatccacgaaggtacCTGTGGGAATCATTCGGGCGCCAAATCACTggttcaaaaaataatcagagccggttactactggatcgacatgaaAAAAAAcgcaaaggagtttgttcgaaaatgcgatggatgccaaaggcatgctccgatgattcatcaagTAGGAGAGCCTCTACATTCGGTCTTATCaccatggtcattcatgaaatgggagatggacatcgttggcccccttccACGGACACCCGGTAAagcttaatttatttatttatgactgactgtTTTTTTAAATGAGTGGAAGCACATGCATAtgagaaggtcagagaaaaagaagtcatcgattttatctgggaccacatcatatatCGGTTCGGAATATCGgccgagatcgtgtgtgacaatgggaaataatttatcgccagcaaagtaagcaagtttctcgaagaccataagatcaaaaggatcttatccattccctaccaccctagtgggaacggacaagtaGAATTCACCAATTgaaccataatccaaaacctcaaaaagaagttgaccgacgccaaaggaagaTGGAAGGAGATACTGCCCGAGgtcttatgggcataccgtacaatCTCGAAATCCAGTATCGGGACCACCCTGTTTTCtatggtgtatggcaccgaagcttTAATACCGGTCGAGGTAGGAGAACCGACCATCAGATTCCGATATGCAATAAAGGAATTGAACGACGAGGCTATGAGTACGAGCCTGGAGCTATTAGATAAAAGACGCGAAGCCTCCCTTGTCTGGTTGGCCACCCAAAAACAGCGGATCaagagatattataatcgaagggccaaccttcgtTACTTCAATACcagggacttggtgctaagaaaagttACACTGAACACCCGAAACCCGAACGAAGAAATATTGGGGCCAAACTAGGAAGGACCATACTAAATTATCGAGatcatcggaaaaggatcctacaagctcggaacaATAAACGGCGAGCAATTGCTGAGCAACTGGAATATAACacccgagggcatgaagcttaattggcgttgcccgaattaaaaggctaaggccgttccAAGTTAATAatactcgagggcatgaagcttatttggcgtTGCCCGAATTAAAAAGCTAAGGCCGTtacgagttaataacactcgagggcatgaaacttatttggcattatccgaattaaaaggctaaggccgttccgGGTTAACGAAACCCGGAACGGAGGGAAGAGATCATCATACTGAACTTGATAATAGCGAagacaaacaaatatattcaaattCTGGTAGTTACTATTACTGAATTGGAAGGAATCTTGAACCAATTTGGAATACGTTTGGCGGTTGCATATGTGTTTTGATGTAAGATTTGTTGTGATTGATTGAGTATTTGTGAGCAAATGCCAAAAGAGGTTTGAGATAAAACAGAAGCCCTAAATGTTGCAGGGAATGTTTCGGCACGGATGGCATAAAATTTGGTAGGATGGATATTTAGGATGGATATATAGAAATAGGAGGAATTGGGCACCATACATTTAATGCGTAACAAGTGCATGTTCTATTTTATCTCAATTAATAGTTTAAGATTCCTGAGTAGCAGTAGTCTAAACATTTTCAGATGGTTTCGAGGAGGAAGGAGTTTCTTTTTTAGGAACTGATTTTGAAGTCTTTGTCATTTCTTATAAACAGTGGAGAAAAAAAATGTTGGTAAAAGAGGAGGCGAGCTTAGCAGATAACTTATGTAAATTTTCAAAGAACTAGAAGAGAAGAAGTTTTGAGGCTAAGCTAGAAAACTAGAAGATGAAGGATGAAGGTGATGAAGCTTTTTTAAAACACAAGAGAAGAGTTTGAATGTAAAAGTTCTAATGAATGGATTAAaggatatttatagttttctcaaACGGCGGTTCACATCCCGAAGTGGTCGACCATTAACTGACACACATTTAATGCTTTGGAGACTGGGGCGACAGAACATTTCAACTATTCTTGTCACTTACGTCATGAATTCGTCGTCATGATTTATTAGAATGAGAATCGGAAGCTCGTATCATTTCTCAtcaattactctccaaaaaacaAAGGGATTTTGACGtcatatttttgtcatttgcgtCATGATATATCGAAGTAAGAATCCGAGGCTCATGTCGTTCCTCATCATCTACTCTCCGAAATTTGTTTATCcttttgtatacgggtaaaatcgagctCGATATTCGATCGAGCTTCCGAACTCCCTGATTAGGTTAGGGTCGAAATATCTGTGATCGGATGAAGTCGAGCTCGAAGATCGATCTGACGTCTAACACCATCGGCCAAGATCGACACATGGTGATTATGATCGAACCCAAAGCATTGTCAAAGTTAGCCATCAAAACCATCAGATTTGCCCTCGAGTTTACTAAAGGCGTAACTGGTCCTGTTTTCAATGGCCTCGAAGAAAGCTTTGCCAACTCATCCGACAGGGGTCCGTAATTCTCGCTATTAATCAATTATTATGGCAGAAATTACGGAACGACTCAAAAAAATGAACCAACGGTCAGCAAATCAAGAACTTTTGccttttataaaataataaaataatacctTGAAAGGTATATTTcccctaatatataaaggggacttgaCAATTCATTAGGAATATGGTAACATATACCGATAAGTAATACATTCTCCAAGTTCTTACTCTTTGATATTTTTCTGTCAATAAAAATGTGTTCAACTCAAGGGTGGCCTGTATTCTTAAGCCGAAATCATCCAATTCCTGTGGTTTGCAGTTATTTTAtcgttatttattttaattataatctaatttatcgctttgtattaAGTTAATCCACATGTCCTTATAACcactaacaaattcaattgttatccgattttgaggataAACAATATTGTTGTTCACAAATTTATTAGGAATAAATAAGTAAAAAACATATTTTGAGTCCTAAAAAGAATAACGCCGTTATAAGCTAATCAAACAGCCAGTATAAATTAATTTGATCAATTCAAAGATTAACGTCATTACACTACGAATTGTGGTGGatgaataatatatttttattcttAACATTTTCTGGTGCGCGTCTTAAgcataaagttttttttttttagtagaTAGTACTTTTTCTCTAATAAACCTTCAACAAATCCAAACTAATggagataaaaaaataaatacgAACGCTGAatgagaaacaaaaagaaaaactaacaCCGTTTGTGCACTAATTCAAAAAAAGAATGACAAAAATTCATTAGATCTTAAAAATTAAGCACCAGAAATATAATTTCACCAATATTTTTAAACCGTTCAAAAGAGAACTACTTAATCTTGTtacttattaaattaaaattgAAACAAAAAACTTGTTAGATTAAAGAAAAGGTCCACGTAATCcacccaaaaaataaaataatcacaCTATCTACTTTTATATTTTGATTTCCATCCTGTTTTGGTATATCTAAATTTACGGTACCTGTAAAGAATTTTTTTCATACGCAGTACTCAAACTCGAGCACACTATCTAACATAATTAAAAAGAaactttataataataataatacttgaTAGTTCTTGTGATTCAGATCTAAATTCTACAGAAGCGTCTGTTGAAGTCCACATGAAAAACGAGCaaatctttctcctttcatataCATGCACCTTTCACCATCTTCATTTCAGCTTCAGGTAACTCTTACTTCCATATCCAACTTTGTTTCTTCAACTTATTTTCCTTTATATTCCCCATTTCTGgctttttgttatttattttgtaCAAAAACTTATATAAACCACCTTCAAATATAGGGGTTTTTCTCAGAATTGTAATTGGTGAGGTGAATCTTGCTACTTGACTACTAAAGTTCCCATTTTTGAAGGATTTTCTGTTTTTCTCTTTGCTAATAAAAGTACCCTTTTGTTCGAGAATTAGTATCTGCTTTTCACTTTGTGGGTCTGATATTCCAATTCTTGAATTTGTGGTATGTTTAGGGTTAAAAATTTGAACTTTTTGAGAACGGATTTTTTCTAGGGTTTGCCAGAGGTATTTCATGATTCTGGGAGTGCTCTGTCATAGTATTCCATCAATATTTGGGTTGGTGTAGGCTTTGGATTTGAATTAAAGAATCAATTTTTAAGGATAATTCTATTGtgtggaattggggatttttgagTGGTTTAAATATGGGGGAGAAACATTTTATGAAGGAAGAGGAAAGGGTTATTATGGAAGGGGTATTAGGTAGAGAAGCAGTAGAATTTTTCACTTGGTCAGCTTCGAATAACATGCTCACGGAATTTACTTCGTCAAGAGGGGATTTGGGCGTGCAGCAATCGCTTTGCAAGATTGTCGAGGGGTCTGATTGGACTTATGCAATCTATTGGCAAGTTGCAAAGTCAAAATCGGGGAAATCAGCTTTGATATGGGGTGATGGACATTGTCGAGAAGCAAAGATGGGACAGAGTGAAGGCGGGAATGATTCCGAGCATCAGAAAATGATGGATGGAAACAAGAAAAAACTTGTTCTTCAAAAGATTCACACTTGCTTTGGAGGGTCAGAAGATGATAATATTGCTGCCAAGTTGGATTCTGTCTCGGACGTGGAGGTGTTTTATCTCACGTCAATGTATTACGTCTTCCCTTTTGAGAAGCCTTCTAGTCCTTCTCAATCATTTAATTCTGCTAGATCGATATGGGTTTCTGAAGTAAAAGGTTGCTTAGAACATTTCCAATCAAGATCTTATCTAGCAAAATTGGCTGGATTTGAGACACTAGTATTTGTTCCGCTGAAATCAGGGGTCGTGGAGCTAGGTTCTCTAAAGTCAATTGCAGAAGATCAGAATTTGATTCAGATGGTGAAAACATCGGTGGTGGTATCTAATCCTCCACAGCCTAAAGCAATTCCAAAGATATTTGGGCGGGAACTCAGTCTCGGTGGTTCTAAGTCGGGTCCCATCAGCATAAATTTTTCTCCAAAGGTGGAAGAAGATCTGAGTTTTGCTTCAGATGCTTACGAAGTACAAGCAGCGCTAGGTAGTTCTCAAGTTTATGGAAACTCATCGAATGGGTATCGAAGCGATGAAGGTGAAGGGAAACTTGAATTAGATGAACGGAAACCAAGAAAGAGAGGCAGAAAGCCGGCCAATGGGAGAGAAGAAGCATTGAATCATGTTGAAGCAGAGAGGCAGAGGCGCGAGAAGCTTAACCAGAGGTTTTACGCTTTAAGAGCAGTTGTTCCAAATATCTCAAAGATGGATAAAGCATCACTGCTTGGAGATGCAATTGCATATATAACGGATCTTCAGGCTAGAATTAGGGTTTTAGATGCTGAGAAGGAGATGGTAAACGACAAGCAAAAGCAgcaggctcccctggaaattgatTTTCATCAAAGACAAGATGATGCAGTTGTGAGAGTAGGCTGCCCTTTGAATGCTCACCCTGTTTCTAGAGTTCTGAAGACatttcaagaacatcaaatagtGGCACAAGAATCCAATGTCTCATTAACAGAAAACAGTGAAATCGTCCACACATTCTCTATACGAGCTCCTGGTGGTGCTGCTGAGAATTTGAAGGAAAAGCTGACAGCTGCTCTATCCAAATGATTTAGGTGTTTAAAAAATAAGGTTAGTTATAATATGTACGTTGTTTGTAGTATAATACAAGCTGTTTCTCATTAAGGAACTGGTAATCCATATCAGAGTGGTCAGATGTTGTCCTTTCCTCGATTTGTCATGTATGAGCATCAATATCTAGCTCGTAAGTTTGCATTATATTTTGCAGACTACATAATTATATATGTTTAATTTGATGAGAATCATATCTGCGATGAGAATTTGAAGGACATACTAGCAGCTGCTCTTTCCGACTGATTCAGGTGTTTCAAGACGATGTCACTCATGCTGTGTATGTTTGTCGTTAATGCAAGTAAATTTCTTGTTAACTGGTGATTAGTATCAGAGTGTTCAGATTATTATACTTTCATCGATGATTGGTGTATGAGCTTCAATGTTTAGCTTGTTAGTTTGTAGGTAATATTTTCTTGCTCCTTTACTAATTGAGGGAATGAATCTGGAATCAGTCCATTCTAACCAATTGTGCTTTGTAGTTCCTGTATTCTTGCTAATCCAAGGCTTCA is drawn from Nicotiana tabacum cultivar K326 chromosome 22, ASM71507v2, whole genome shotgun sequence and contains these coding sequences:
- the LOC107781063 gene encoding heavy metal-associated isoprenylated plant protein 44-like, which encodes MEPFADVSCILKVDVHCDACKMNMVQVLSSVCGVYSLTIDAKAGEVRVCGEVDPNILVKALTRTGKHAEVVYVKLKHPGLTPRNHYYANDNRYYRPPYGGHGHNYGALDHYDYYNTMAMRRPMVEQPYYYGSGHSSPYPPPRYHPFYY
- the LOC107781062 gene encoding transcription factor MTB3, which codes for MGEKHFMKEEERVIMEGVLGREAVEFFTWSASNNMLTEFTSSRGDLGVQQSLCKIVEGSDWTYAIYWQVAKSKSGKSALIWGDGHCREAKMGQSEGGNDSEHQKMMDGNKKKLVLQKIHTCFGGSEDDNIAAKLDSVSDVEVFYLTSMYYVFPFEKPSSPSQSFNSARSIWVSEVKGCLEHFQSRSYLAKLAGFETLVFVPLKSGVVELGSLKSIAEDQNLIQMVKTSVVVSNPPQPKAIPKIFGRELSLGGSKSGPISINFSPKVEEDLSFASDAYEVQAALGSSQVYGNSSNGYRSDEGEGKLELDERKPRKRGRKPANGREEALNHVEAERQRREKLNQRFYALRAVVPNISKMDKASLLGDAIAYITDLQARIRVLDAEKEMVNDKQKQQAPLEIDFHQRQDDAVVRVGCPLNAHPVSRVLKTFQEHQIVAQESNVSLTENSEIVHTFSIRAPGGAAENLKEKLTAALSK